One window of the Thalassoroseus pseudoceratinae genome contains the following:
- a CDS encoding right-handed parallel beta-helix repeat-containing protein: MKSRLQSAAAASLLCLLAIAPCSAAEVFVNNRQGNDAFDGHAGEIISATRGPVRSITRGLSLCKPGDILHLANTGVPYRSPISLTGDRFRGLGPLPFVLRGHGAILDGSQPIPLQRWTRLDPTLWRFTPNRKGYYLLFADGDTKLERVETPPGRESDLKPNQWTVRNGSIYLGTDRLVEPAQLNLRIAGRTTGLTLYDVENVVVENLIIRHWRIDGVNLHDLCRGVTLRNVVSEENGRAGIFVGGSSSANLQNVTANKNGAYSVLVRERGGIRIDSEDNISPKPVVEK; the protein is encoded by the coding sequence GTGAAATCTCGACTTCAATCCGCTGCCGCCGCTTCCTTACTCTGCCTGCTCGCGATCGCGCCGTGTTCCGCGGCGGAGGTCTTTGTGAACAATCGGCAAGGCAATGATGCGTTCGACGGTCATGCCGGGGAAATCATCAGTGCCACACGTGGGCCGGTTCGCTCGATCACACGGGGCTTGTCGTTGTGTAAGCCGGGTGACATCTTGCACTTGGCGAACACAGGTGTTCCGTATCGTTCGCCGATCTCGTTGACGGGTGATCGGTTTCGTGGTCTCGGCCCGTTACCGTTCGTACTGCGTGGTCACGGGGCGATCCTTGACGGCTCCCAACCAATTCCGCTGCAACGATGGACCCGACTCGACCCCACACTGTGGCGATTCACGCCCAATCGCAAAGGTTATTACCTGCTCTTTGCCGATGGCGATACGAAGTTGGAACGTGTCGAGACGCCACCCGGGCGAGAATCGGACTTGAAACCGAATCAGTGGACCGTTCGCAACGGTTCGATCTATCTCGGCACGGACCGCTTGGTGGAACCGGCCCAATTGAATCTTCGCATCGCGGGACGAACCACGGGTTTGACGCTTTATGATGTGGAGAACGTCGTGGTTGAAAACCTCATCATTCGTCATTGGCGAATCGACGGTGTGAACCTGCACGATCTGTGTCGCGGTGTCACACTTCGCAATGTGGTCAGTGAGGAAAACGGACGGGCGGGCATTTTCGTGGGCGGATCGTCTTCGGCGAATCTGCAAAACGTCACCGCGAACAAGAACGGTGCGTATTCCGTCCTTGTTCGCGAACGTGGTGGAATTCGGATCGACAGCGAAGACAACATTTCGCCGAAACCGGTTGTCGAGAAGTAA
- a CDS encoding RNA recognition motif domain-containing protein, translated as MNLFVGNLPYSTTDDELRETFSPYGEVTRAQVINDRETGRSRGFGFVEMASGGQEAIDALNEADLGGRPLKVNEAQPRENRPRGGGGQRRY; from the coding sequence ATGAATTTGTTTGTAGGCAACTTGCCCTACTCCACCACGGACGACGAATTGCGAGAAACCTTTAGCCCCTATGGCGAAGTGACTCGTGCACAAGTGATTAATGACCGGGAAACCGGCCGCAGCCGCGGTTTCGGCTTTGTCGAGATGGCATCGGGTGGTCAAGAAGCCATCGATGCATTGAACGAAGCGGATCTCGGTGGGCGTCCTTTGAAAGTCAACGAAGCTCAACCACGTGAAAACCGTCCACGAGGCGGCGGTGGTCAACGACGGTACTAA
- a CDS encoding DUF1328 domain-containing protein, with the protein MLGWALTFLIIALIAAVFGFGGVYAAASGIAKILFFVFLVLFVVSLIMGRGRTPTV; encoded by the coding sequence ATGTTGGGTTGGGCATTGACTTTTCTTATTATCGCGTTGATCGCGGCTGTCTTCGGCTTTGGTGGTGTTTACGCCGCTGCATCGGGAATCGCTAAGATTCTGTTCTTCGTCTTCTTGGTATTGTTCGTTGTGAGTTTGATCATGGGTCGTGGCCGAACGCCGACCGTCTAA
- the flhA gene encoding flagellar biosynthesis protein FlhA, which translates to MSSEATVGWRGFAAQQRGYLVPIFIISSVLILFAPLPPMVMDLLLACNVTLSVLILLTTIYVGKPLDFSVFPTILLGTTLARLVLNVASTRLILSGAENRGTAAAGQVIEAFGRFVSGDNVVVGVIIFTIIVVIQFVVITKGATRISEVTARFALDGMPGKQMAIDADLNAGLINSDEARSRREEVAEQADFYGAMDGASKFVRGDAVAGIIITLINIAGGLYVGMIQLDMDFGQAVEVFTTLTIGDGLVSQVPAFLVSLAAALIVTRTSSTSNLSHDVLSQVFGHAESLILSAAFLAILSVTGLPFVPLMCLSLACGLLGRQVLRGQATAEADSAENPDEPVDDTPQEPKLEDELTVPPLELELGVGLVPLADPNSEHDLTDRIKRVRQMLAQELGILLPNVRIRDNVLLNPNSYRIKLRDVPIAQAELQVEGYLAVDTGGVTAPVPGIDTVDPAFGREAKWIEPAYKDRAELFGYHVAEPSLVLTTHLLEVIRKHSNELLTRPLVYELLEHLKEQSPKLVEDLIPQPLSVPALHQVLRNLLRERIAIRDLETILTALGDYVSKTENLDVLTEYTRLALARSISQKYRDPNDGVLRVVTLEPGVENIFASALQSGDQGLRLDVAPQIAEAFIRALADQLQQFEIRGSHPVLVCGPAIRSGVKKLTEADLPSLAVLSTNEIMPDLDIEAVGQVALESLQGVAAASK; encoded by the coding sequence ATGTCATCCGAGGCAACCGTTGGCTGGAGAGGATTTGCAGCCCAGCAACGGGGATATCTCGTACCGATCTTCATCATCTCGTCAGTGCTGATTCTATTCGCACCACTGCCGCCGATGGTGATGGACCTCTTGCTAGCTTGCAATGTCACACTGTCTGTTTTGATTCTGTTGACAACGATCTACGTCGGGAAGCCACTCGACTTTTCTGTTTTTCCGACCATTCTTTTAGGGACCACACTCGCTCGACTAGTCCTCAACGTTGCCTCGACAAGACTTATCTTGTCCGGTGCCGAGAACCGAGGAACGGCAGCGGCTGGTCAAGTGATTGAAGCCTTTGGACGATTCGTCTCAGGCGACAATGTTGTGGTCGGTGTGATTATCTTCACGATTATCGTCGTGATTCAATTTGTTGTGATTACTAAAGGTGCGACTCGCATCAGTGAAGTGACTGCACGGTTTGCATTGGACGGCATGCCGGGCAAGCAAATGGCGATCGATGCCGACTTGAACGCCGGCCTGATCAACTCCGATGAAGCACGAAGCCGACGCGAAGAAGTCGCGGAACAAGCAGACTTCTACGGTGCCATGGACGGTGCTAGTAAGTTTGTTCGAGGCGACGCCGTTGCAGGCATTATTATTACACTGATCAACATTGCTGGCGGTTTGTACGTTGGCATGATTCAACTCGATATGGATTTTGGTCAAGCCGTCGAAGTCTTTACCACATTGACAATTGGCGACGGACTAGTCTCACAAGTTCCAGCATTTCTGGTCTCTCTCGCGGCGGCATTGATTGTCACGCGAACATCCAGTACCTCAAACCTATCTCACGACGTTCTATCTCAAGTCTTTGGACATGCTGAATCACTCATACTCTCGGCCGCCTTTCTCGCAATTCTATCAGTCACCGGATTGCCCTTTGTACCTCTCATGTGTCTCAGCTTGGCTTGTGGACTATTGGGTCGACAAGTCCTTCGCGGGCAAGCCACTGCTGAAGCCGATAGCGCAGAAAACCCAGACGAGCCAGTCGATGACACTCCTCAAGAACCGAAGTTGGAAGACGAGCTTACTGTTCCACCACTCGAACTCGAACTTGGTGTGGGACTAGTCCCACTCGCAGACCCGAACTCGGAACACGACCTCACCGACCGCATTAAGCGAGTCCGCCAAATGCTAGCCCAAGAACTCGGCATTCTTCTTCCAAACGTGCGGATTCGCGACAATGTTCTACTGAACCCAAACTCATACCGAATTAAACTTCGGGATGTCCCGATTGCTCAAGCGGAACTCCAGGTGGAAGGGTATCTAGCAGTAGATACCGGTGGTGTGACCGCACCCGTGCCTGGCATTGACACCGTTGATCCTGCATTCGGACGCGAAGCAAAATGGATTGAACCCGCATACAAGGACCGAGCCGAACTCTTTGGGTATCACGTTGCCGAGCCGTCACTCGTGCTCACGACACACCTTCTCGAAGTCATTCGGAAACATAGTAACGAGCTACTCACTCGACCACTTGTTTATGAACTCTTGGAACACCTCAAAGAACAGTCTCCGAAGCTCGTCGAAGACTTGATTCCACAGCCACTTTCAGTACCGGCCTTGCATCAAGTCTTGCGAAACCTACTGCGAGAACGAATCGCCATTCGCGATCTGGAAACAATTCTCACAGCACTGGGAGACTATGTTTCCAAGACTGAAAACCTCGATGTTTTGACAGAATACACACGACTCGCATTAGCACGCAGCATCTCACAGAAGTATCGAGATCCGAACGATGGAGTGTTGCGAGTCGTGACTTTGGAACCGGGTGTGGAGAACATCTTTGCATCCGCACTACAGTCGGGAGACCAAGGACTGCGATTGGATGTGGCTCCGCAAATTGCCGAAGCATTCATTCGGGCTTTGGCCGATCAGCTTCAACAGTTTGAAATTCGTGGTAGCCATCCGGTTCTCGTCTGCGGCCCTGCAATTCGCTCCGGAGTCAAGAAGCTAACCGAAGCCGACCTGCCAAGTCTCGCAGTACTGAGTACAAATGAAATCATGCCTGATCTTGATATCGAAGCCGTTGGACAGGTAGCACTGGAAAGCTTGCAGGGTGTGGCCGCCGCATCCAAGTAA
- the flhF gene encoding flagellar biosynthesis protein FlhF, protein MADVRTFRAATMRDALQIVRDEMGADAVILHTRQVETKRRLPWSRPQEEVEITAGRDLNVRSSNANRPRPYAVKPVQRPVETTKKAATTQPKTSPTVSQDQTTAKPPQKTPETFRDTHVSGRIQATSVLNNVQQSSPSYDAIQEQLNAIQKMLKDLGIGPSAVSNSPKTDRSEVLESLYQRLLAEDVDSEIADDLLNGLEQEATPAILNDASAATALLTAHVERRLKIGSPMTVQPGKRKVVALVGATGVGKTTTIAKLAADFRLRDGIRMGLVTVDTYRIAAVEQLHTYAEILDLPMKVVTNPLEMRRALDELAGLDLVLIDTAGRSPRDELQIQELKRLLAAANCDEVQLVLSATASSRSLLATAKQFQAANATSIILSKLDEASQLGPLLSLADTVDLPLSYLTTGQDVPDDIEPAQADRMARLILGRDRVSRAPRMRQSSDAVVQ, encoded by the coding sequence ATGGCTGATGTTCGCACTTTCCGGGCAGCAACAATGCGAGACGCGTTGCAGATTGTCCGTGATGAGATGGGTGCCGATGCTGTCATCCTACACACTCGGCAAGTGGAAACGAAACGACGGTTGCCATGGAGTCGGCCGCAGGAAGAAGTGGAAATCACAGCCGGTCGGGATCTGAATGTCCGTTCGAGCAATGCAAACCGTCCTCGACCATATGCAGTAAAGCCAGTTCAACGACCAGTTGAAACAACCAAAAAGGCCGCGACAACACAACCGAAAACGTCTCCAACTGTTAGCCAAGACCAAACAACAGCCAAGCCGCCACAGAAAACGCCAGAGACGTTTCGAGACACACATGTCTCAGGGCGTATTCAAGCGACTAGTGTTCTGAACAACGTTCAGCAATCCTCACCCAGTTACGATGCAATTCAAGAACAGCTCAACGCGATTCAGAAGATGCTGAAAGACTTAGGGATTGGCCCTTCGGCAGTTTCTAATTCTCCTAAGACAGATCGTTCTGAAGTTCTGGAAAGTCTCTATCAACGACTTTTAGCTGAGGATGTTGATTCGGAGATTGCTGATGATCTATTGAATGGACTAGAACAAGAGGCCACACCAGCCATCTTGAATGATGCGTCCGCAGCAACGGCGTTGTTGACCGCTCATGTCGAACGACGGCTGAAGATCGGTTCCCCAATGACGGTGCAACCTGGCAAGCGGAAGGTGGTGGCTCTCGTCGGGGCAACCGGCGTCGGTAAAACAACAACCATCGCAAAACTCGCGGCTGATTTCCGCCTCCGCGATGGAATTCGGATGGGGCTAGTCACAGTCGACACATACCGTATTGCAGCAGTCGAACAACTTCACACTTATGCAGAGATTCTTGATCTTCCAATGAAAGTGGTGACGAATCCGCTCGAAATGCGACGGGCTCTCGACGAGTTAGCCGGTCTTGATCTGGTCTTGATCGACACAGCCGGACGGAGCCCACGGGATGAACTGCAAATTCAGGAACTCAAACGATTGCTAGCCGCAGCGAACTGTGATGAGGTTCAACTCGTTCTGAGTGCGACAGCGAGTTCGCGAAGTCTGCTAGCAACGGCGAAACAATTTCAAGCGGCAAATGCCACATCAATCATCCTCAGCAAACTTGATGAAGCGTCTCAACTGGGACCTTTGCTTTCGCTGGCGGATACAGTTGACTTGCCACTGAGTTATTTGACGACGGGTCAAGATGTGCCTGATGACATTGAACCGGCTCAAGCGGATCGAATGGCTCGGCTTATTCTCGGTCGGGATCGAGTCTCACGAGCACCACGGATGCGTCAGTCTTCGGATGCGGTCGTACAATAA
- a CDS encoding P-loop NTPase → MSDQAKALRGLMERHQSSSDRWTKTPPVTARHATSIAMTSGKGGVGKSHLALNLAIQLAKTGSKVRLFDANFGHGSPELLCGLNAYWNLRHVLVGSRSLKEIMLDGPYGVQIAPGCGCLYEADEFPRAAFESLSSQLNYFEQSDDFWIFDMGSGLSRAVRRVASQMDMAFVVSTPEPTSLADAYATIKSLAAVENPPEIEVIVNQVESLSQADEISDRLQRTVRTFLQTKLNFAGSVPKDPEVVTATVDQEPFSLASPQSPAALAVGRISRRLRRLREDGRSRGRLSTFLKEHSEQTMLVPS, encoded by the coding sequence ATGAGTGATCAAGCGAAGGCACTTCGAGGGTTGATGGAGCGACATCAATCGTCGAGTGACCGATGGACGAAGACACCACCGGTGACCGCTCGTCATGCGACTAGTATCGCGATGACAAGTGGAAAAGGTGGTGTTGGAAAAAGTCATCTCGCTTTGAATCTCGCCATTCAACTTGCCAAGACCGGATCGAAAGTTCGATTGTTCGATGCTAACTTTGGTCATGGTAGCCCGGAACTACTTTGTGGATTAAATGCCTATTGGAATCTTCGGCATGTGCTTGTTGGCTCTCGATCTCTCAAAGAAATTATGCTAGACGGCCCTTACGGTGTGCAGATCGCGCCGGGGTGTGGCTGTCTCTACGAAGCTGATGAGTTTCCACGGGCTGCCTTCGAGAGCTTGTCATCACAGTTGAATTATTTTGAACAGTCCGACGACTTTTGGATTTTTGATATGGGTTCGGGTTTGAGCCGGGCGGTCCGGCGAGTTGCGTCACAGATGGATATGGCCTTCGTCGTCTCGACACCGGAACCCACGAGTCTAGCCGACGCCTATGCGACAATTAAGTCACTAGCCGCGGTTGAGAATCCACCAGAGATTGAAGTCATTGTGAATCAAGTCGAAAGTCTCTCTCAAGCTGACGAGATTTCCGATCGACTTCAACGGACTGTCCGAACGTTCTTGCAGACCAAACTCAATTTCGCCGGCTCTGTTCCAAAGGACCCGGAAGTGGTAACAGCGACTGTCGACCAGGAGCCGTTCTCGCTTGCGAGTCCTCAGAGTCCTGCGGCGTTGGCGGTTGGTCGAATTTCGAGAAGACTTCGGCGACTCCGTGAAGACGGTCGGTCGCGTGGACGTCTGAGTACGTTCTTGAAAGAACACTCAGAGCAAACGATGTTAGTCCCTAGTTAG
- a CDS encoding FliA/WhiG family RNA polymerase sigma factor codes for MATKVTEDVTEVWHAYKADLTDKVLRNRLIERYLPLVRYNAEKVWSKLPEGVDLNDLMSAGVFGLMDAIDAFDMDRGVKFETYCVPRIRGAMLDELRTMDWVPRLVRSKASKLEAARKEAEAEAGRPPTDQEIAGKMQLPLPEFEKLKSEASAVNLVSLNKKWYETDSYKDVREIDILEDQKGEDPTLGLQKRDLMKLVTKGLNRNERLIIILYYYEELTMKEIGTTLGLSESRVSQMHSSIVARLKDQLGRRRPEFG; via the coding sequence ATGGCGACCAAGGTCACCGAGGACGTCACGGAAGTATGGCACGCTTACAAAGCCGACCTAACCGACAAAGTACTGCGGAACCGTTTGATCGAACGGTATTTGCCGCTGGTCCGCTACAATGCGGAGAAGGTTTGGTCAAAGCTACCTGAAGGTGTGGACCTAAACGACCTGATGTCGGCTGGAGTCTTCGGCTTGATGGATGCGATCGATGCCTTCGACATGGATCGCGGCGTGAAGTTTGAGACTTACTGCGTCCCCCGTATTCGTGGGGCCATGCTTGATGAACTTCGGACGATGGACTGGGTTCCTCGACTCGTCCGAAGCAAGGCGAGCAAACTTGAAGCGGCTCGCAAGGAAGCTGAGGCAGAAGCCGGGCGTCCGCCGACAGATCAAGAGATCGCCGGCAAGATGCAGCTTCCACTGCCTGAGTTCGAGAAACTCAAGAGTGAGGCCAGTGCGGTCAACCTCGTGAGTCTCAACAAGAAGTGGTATGAGACCGACTCCTATAAAGATGTTCGAGAGATTGACATCCTCGAAGATCAAAAGGGCGAGGACCCCACGCTTGGGCTGCAAAAACGCGATCTGATGAAGCTCGTGACTAAGGGGCTCAATCGGAATGAACGGTTGATTATCATTCTGTATTACTACGAAGAACTGACGATGAAAGAAATCGGCACCACGCTCGGTTTGTCGGAAAGTCGCGTCAGTCAAATGCACTCCAGCATCGTAGCTCGGTTGAAAGATCAATTGGGTCGTCGGCGTCCTGAGTTCGGCTAA
- a CDS encoding RodZ family helix-turn-helix domain-containing protein has translation MVHRTLLIFVVVFSYATSVSAQIREWKSGDRTVRGQYVGIRGLNVVIVNSEGEKQELPYFLQSSSSQAFVREQLRRKDDLDLLPKAGAERTWTQNNGVTFAGRLAGVDENYVFILTDGNVQAVDKARLSRLDVVFAEDAIRDLERGNGSEPPPEETPAITKPENTDSPSKTPNETNDDSSPPSSTDFFNGSNPMPATEDEDSNTAAPSNGEDSPNRTAREESRRKAMASVASQRPFYVPPSNDVKSFNTTIDVNANGAVTYGGSGGGLNFIQIVAIVLTIAAIAAVAMQYTGQRKAS, from the coding sequence ATGGTTCACCGAACACTTCTGATCTTCGTTGTTGTTTTCAGCTACGCTACAAGCGTGTCGGCTCAGATTCGGGAATGGAAGAGCGGTGACCGGACTGTGCGTGGGCAGTACGTGGGCATTCGGGGGTTGAATGTTGTCATCGTGAATTCGGAAGGCGAAAAACAAGAATTGCCTTACTTTTTGCAATCATCGTCGAGCCAAGCCTTCGTCCGCGAGCAGCTTCGCCGCAAGGACGATCTGGACTTGCTTCCGAAAGCCGGTGCGGAACGGACTTGGACACAAAATAACGGCGTGACCTTTGCCGGTCGTTTGGCCGGTGTGGATGAGAATTACGTGTTCATCTTAACTGATGGAAACGTTCAAGCCGTCGACAAAGCCCGTTTGAGTCGCCTGGACGTCGTGTTCGCGGAAGACGCGATTCGGGATTTGGAACGCGGAAACGGCTCCGAACCCCCGCCTGAGGAGACACCGGCAATAACCAAGCCGGAGAACACCGATAGCCCGAGTAAAACTCCAAACGAGACGAACGACGATTCCTCACCACCGAGTTCGACGGACTTCTTCAACGGAAGCAATCCGATGCCGGCGACCGAGGACGAAGACTCGAACACCGCAGCACCGTCGAATGGCGAGGATTCACCAAATCGGACGGCACGTGAAGAATCTCGTCGTAAGGCCATGGCGTCGGTCGCGTCGCAACGGCCGTTCTACGTTCCGCCTTCGAATGATGTCAAATCGTTCAACACCACAATAGACGTTAATGCAAATGGTGCCGTGACTTACGGCGGATCGGGCGGTGGATTGAACTTCATCCAAATCGTGGCGATTGTCCTCACGATCGCCGCCATCGCTGCTGTTGCCATGCAATATACCGGCCAACGAAAAGCGAGTTAA
- a CDS encoding Uma2 family endonuclease, with the protein MPHTTMTAEEFAANRFDLPDGGRWIELIAGDTVRLEPPDDRHGTAVLNLSKAFADASRDADGPHGYACFDQLIVVQRQPDTVLSPAVSYFRGSTWFSELDETISESIPALVVEIASTNDRRIAMGARVKRYLERGVEHIWVIDTEECQVHRYQKNRPSKRLREHETLFGDSVVPSFQIPIENLFKEPEWWSHRRKQADS; encoded by the coding sequence ATGCCTCACACAACGATGACCGCCGAAGAATTTGCCGCCAACCGGTTTGATCTTCCCGATGGCGGACGCTGGATTGAACTGATTGCTGGCGACACCGTCCGCTTGGAACCGCCAGACGATCGTCATGGAACCGCCGTGCTGAACTTGTCGAAAGCCTTCGCGGATGCCAGTCGAGACGCGGACGGTCCGCATGGGTATGCGTGTTTCGATCAATTGATCGTCGTGCAGCGGCAACCCGATACGGTTCTGAGCCCCGCCGTAAGCTACTTTCGCGGAAGCACATGGTTCAGCGAACTCGATGAAACGATTTCCGAATCCATTCCCGCGTTGGTTGTTGAAATCGCCTCGACCAACGATCGTCGCATAGCCATGGGGGCACGCGTCAAACGGTATTTGGAACGCGGCGTGGAACACATCTGGGTGATCGATACGGAAGAATGCCAAGTCCACCGTTATCAAAAGAATCGTCCGTCAAAACGGCTGCGTGAACACGAAACGTTATTCGGCGACTCCGTGGTGCCTTCGTTCCAAATTCCCATTGAGAACTTGTTCAAAGAACCGGAATGGTGGAGTCACCGTCGGAAACAAGCGGACTCGTAG
- a CDS encoding SDR family NAD(P)-dependent oxidoreductase has product MTDTLFSVSDRVVLVSGGSRGIGLALANGFARRGAKVIITGRNSDTLQTAAAAISSSENPVHTIACDVSDSEQIDELVSQTVQEFGRIDVLVNVAGVNQRKRVESFTEAEYDFILDINLKGAFLLSQAVGRQMIEQGDGVQINIDSLNTYAPLKGVAPYAMSKAGLSMMTRSLALEWGPRGVRVNGLAPGFILTDLTNKLWSDEKIRAWGERNTPLGRLGEVDDLVGATIFLASDASRFMTGQTIYVDGGMSAGINWPIPEESLGG; this is encoded by the coding sequence ATGACCGACACGTTATTTTCAGTCTCCGATCGTGTTGTGCTGGTCTCCGGCGGGAGTCGCGGAATCGGGTTGGCCTTGGCCAACGGGTTTGCTCGGCGGGGTGCGAAAGTCATCATCACCGGACGCAACTCCGACACGCTGCAAACCGCAGCAGCGGCGATATCTTCTTCCGAGAATCCGGTTCACACAATCGCTTGTGACGTTTCGGATTCCGAGCAGATTGATGAATTGGTCTCGCAAACCGTCCAAGAGTTCGGGCGGATTGACGTGCTCGTCAATGTCGCAGGCGTGAACCAGCGAAAACGTGTCGAGAGTTTCACGGAAGCCGAGTACGACTTCATTCTCGATATCAACTTGAAGGGAGCGTTTCTGCTTTCGCAAGCGGTCGGTCGGCAGATGATCGAACAAGGCGATGGCGTGCAGATCAACATCGATTCGCTCAACACGTACGCCCCGCTCAAGGGAGTGGCTCCCTACGCGATGAGCAAAGCCGGTCTATCCATGATGACCCGCTCGCTGGCATTGGAATGGGGACCGCGAGGCGTTCGCGTGAACGGATTGGCTCCCGGTTTTATCCTGACCGACCTGACCAACAAGCTGTGGTCCGACGAAAAAATCCGCGCGTGGGGAGAACGCAATACCCCGCTTGGTCGGCTGGGTGAGGTGGACGACTTGGTCGGAGCAACAATCTTCCTGGCGTCCGATGCCTCCCGATTCATGACCGGTCAAACGATCTATGTGGACGGCGGAATGTCCGCGGGCATTAACTGGCCGATTCCCGAAGAAAGTCTCGGCGGCTGA
- a CDS encoding SpoIIE family protein phosphatase: MATLVVLQSGEAKPYRLQDGETTLGRLPTCTIQLQSNMVSRLHAKVTFADGKAYIEDNVSGNGTFLNGQRVEGQTELQHDDRVKLGPILIRYEADAPLGGQRPDGPDRPGNRPLAQTPELSEDDFLTEDDDPTNTNIVDSVATSSGFGVLNIQPEKKLKGVIDITLSLAGTVDPKQMLPKMVDTLFEIFPHADRASILVKNPHNGKMLPTHQRHRREGEDSTVKLSRTILRKVIDEKTGVLSADAASDTQFEASESIANLSIRSLMCVPMLDLDGEVLGVINIDTLNPFQKFTRDDLDLLQAVAGQAAITFENARLLQSHLEKMKQDSEMEIARKVQRALLPECLPEVEGWQFFASYDSAQAVGGDYYDAFMLGEDKICLSFGDVAGKGVPGALIMSRIASCVQNIVPFLNDAGEAIHAINRHMCSNMVEGRFVTYVLVIIDLTTNEMTLANAGHMSPIIRHADGKTEEFPDETIGIPIGIMEDYPYDVVSHSIQPGDTVVIVTDGVDEAMNPNGDLYGKDRVVKFVSEGSPNARTLGESLLADVRLHADGRPQNDDITIMTFGRDA, translated from the coding sequence ATGGCAACACTGGTCGTTTTGCAAAGTGGAGAGGCCAAGCCGTACCGCTTGCAGGACGGTGAAACCACTCTCGGCCGATTGCCAACGTGTACGATTCAATTGCAGTCGAACATGGTTTCCCGTCTGCATGCGAAAGTGACATTTGCCGACGGCAAAGCGTACATCGAGGACAACGTAAGCGGCAACGGGACGTTCTTGAACGGGCAACGAGTTGAAGGCCAAACGGAACTTCAACACGACGACCGGGTCAAACTGGGTCCAATCTTGATTCGTTACGAAGCCGATGCCCCGTTGGGCGGACAACGCCCCGACGGACCCGATCGTCCCGGAAACCGCCCACTTGCCCAGACGCCGGAACTGTCCGAGGATGATTTTCTCACCGAAGACGACGATCCAACAAACACAAACATCGTCGATTCCGTCGCGACAAGCAGCGGCTTCGGCGTTCTCAACATTCAGCCGGAGAAGAAACTCAAAGGCGTTATCGATATCACTTTGAGTCTGGCGGGTACCGTCGACCCGAAGCAAATGCTGCCGAAAATGGTCGATACGCTCTTCGAGATTTTCCCCCACGCCGACCGGGCGAGCATTCTCGTCAAGAATCCGCACAACGGCAAAATGTTGCCCACTCATCAGCGGCATCGTCGCGAAGGGGAAGACTCCACAGTCAAACTCAGCCGAACAATCCTTCGGAAAGTGATCGACGAAAAAACTGGTGTGCTTTCCGCCGACGCCGCTAGCGACACCCAATTCGAAGCCAGCGAATCCATTGCCAACTTGAGCATCCGTTCGTTGATGTGCGTACCGATGCTCGATCTCGACGGCGAGGTTCTCGGCGTCATCAACATCGATACGCTGAACCCGTTCCAAAAATTTACGCGCGATGATTTAGACCTCTTGCAGGCCGTCGCTGGTCAAGCGGCGATCACATTTGAGAACGCACGGCTGTTGCAATCTCATCTCGAAAAAATGAAGCAAGACAGCGAGATGGAAATTGCCCGCAAAGTGCAGCGGGCTTTGCTGCCCGAATGTTTGCCTGAGGTCGAAGGGTGGCAGTTTTTCGCGTCGTACGATTCGGCCCAGGCAGTCGGCGGGGATTACTACGACGCCTTCATGCTCGGCGAAGACAAAATCTGTTTGTCCTTCGGCGATGTCGCCGGCAAAGGTGTGCCGGGTGCGTTGATTATGTCACGGATCGCCAGTTGCGTTCAGAATATCGTCCCATTCTTGAACGATGCCGGTGAAGCCATCCATGCGATCAATCGGCATATGTGTTCGAACATGGTCGAAGGTCGATTCGTGACGTACGTGTTGGTCATCATCGACTTGACCACCAACGAAATGACCCTCGCGAATGCCGGTCATATGTCGCCAATTATCCGTCATGCGGATGGGAAAACGGAGGAGTTCCCGGACGAGACGATCGGAATCCCCATTGGGATCATGGAAGACTACCCCTACGATGTCGTCTCCCATTCGATTCAACCGGGCGACACGGTGGTGATTGTGACCGATGGGGTCGATGAAGCCATGAATCCCAACGGTGATCTCTACGGCAAAGACCGCGTGGTGAAGTTCGTCAGTGAGGGCAGCCCGAACGCGCGGACTCTTGGCGAGTCGTTACTCGCGGATGTGCGTTTGCACGCCGATGGGCGACCGCAGAACGACGACATCACCATCATGACGTTCGGCCGCGACGCCTAA